The Pyrococcus horikoshii OT3 genome includes a window with the following:
- a CDS encoding monovalent cation/H+ antiporter subunit E — translation MSFITAFIWSYFMWLILTAGSKGLLWNSQELIAGLIFSAIVGYATRNIIGERASRFLNPVKWILFIAYAPVLFWGMIKANLDVAYRVITGKIRPGIVKVPVNLENDAQYTILSNSITLTPGTLTIEASPEEKVLYVHWINIPKGLEWPESSEPVSGPFEKWARRLGK, via the coding sequence ATGTCATTTATCACGGCATTCATATGGTCTTATTTCATGTGGCTCATCCTCACCGCCGGAAGTAAGGGACTACTCTGGAACTCCCAAGAGTTGATAGCAGGCTTAATCTTTTCAGCGATAGTTGGATATGCTACCAGGAATATAATAGGTGAGAGAGCTAGCAGATTCCTAAATCCAGTAAAATGGATACTTTTCATAGCTTATGCTCCAGTGCTGTTCTGGGGAATGATAAAGGCCAACTTAGATGTAGCATATAGAGTAATAACGGGGAAGATAAGGCCAGGTATAGTAAAAGTTCCCGTTAACCTGGAGAATGATGCTCAGTATACTATTTTGAGTAACTCAATAACCCTAACTCCAGGAACACTAACTATAGAAGCTTCTCCAGAGGAAAAAGTGCTCTATGTTCACTGGATAAACATTCCTAAAGGATTAGAATGGCCAGAAAGCTCAGAACCCGTTTCTGGACCCTTTGAAAAGTGGGCCAGGAGGTTAGGAAAATGA
- a CDS encoding cation:proton antiporter, with translation MSMFLYAVFLIGIAGLIVLLRLILGPTTSDRVVALDTLNTLVVAIMLLLGAYYERAIYIDIAIVYALLSYIGTLIIAKYLQGGLT, from the coding sequence ATGTCGATGTTTCTCTATGCTGTATTCCTCATTGGAATAGCCGGATTGATAGTATTGCTCAGACTAATCCTGGGACCTACAACCTCTGATAGGGTAGTTGCCCTGGATACCCTCAACACACTAGTCGTTGCCATTATGCTCTTGCTTGGGGCGTACTACGAGAGGGCAATTTACATTGACATAGCGATAGTTTATGCACTTCTCAGTTACATAGGGACACTGATCATAGCTAAGTATCTCCAGGGGGGATTGACATGA
- the mnhG gene encoding monovalent cation/H(+) antiporter subunit G: MIEYLILTCLAISVTFNMLGSIALHRFPDVYTRLHGATKCTTFGTIFATFAVVIFALARLNETRNPKYLQMALHSLIALLALLLTNPVGAHAIARASHLSGYLPKRAVVDAYLERRREKDE; this comes from the coding sequence ATGATAGAATACCTAATCCTAACGTGCTTAGCGATAAGCGTCACTTTCAACATGCTCGGTAGCATAGCCCTTCATAGATTTCCAGATGTCTACACGAGACTCCATGGAGCTACCAAGTGTACAACATTTGGAACGATCTTTGCAACCTTTGCAGTTGTGATTTTCGCTTTAGCAAGATTAAATGAAACTAGAAATCCTAAGTACCTTCAAATGGCCCTTCACAGCTTGATCGCCCTTCTAGCACTACTATTGACGAACCCTGTAGGAGCTCATGCTATAGCTAGGGCTTCCCACTTAAGCGGTTACCTTCCGAAGAGAGCAGTTGTTGACGCGTACTTAGAGAGAAGGAGGGAGAAAGATGAATGA
- a CDS encoding DUF4040 domain-containing protein codes for MNDIIIQFIILLGIILTSALMITLRDLLGAAIASAAMSLLLSLEFYMLHAPDVAIAEAAVGAGVVTAIVVYAIAKTERYEREAP; via the coding sequence ATGAATGACATAATAATCCAATTCATAATCCTCCTAGGGATCATACTCACTTCAGCACTTATGATAACGCTTAGAGACTTGCTTGGAGCCGCAATAGCCTCAGCGGCCATGAGCCTACTTCTAAGCTTAGAATTTTACATGCTTCACGCTCCAGATGTTGCCATAGCCGAAGCTGCTGTTGGGGCTGGCGTTGTTACGGCTATAGTAGTTTATGCGATTGCAAAGACCGAGAGGTATGAGAGGGAGGCGCCATGA
- the mbhE gene encoding hydrogen gas-evolving membrane-bound hydrogenase subunit E, with the protein MKRALAFLSLMIIFAALMVALSPGYGIKFGLGGEDWKRYRYTDDYYIKHGLEDVGGMNIVTDIVFDYRGYDTIGEATVLFTAIAGAVALLRPWRRERNE; encoded by the coding sequence ATGAAAAGAGCTTTGGCATTTCTCTCATTGATGATAATATTTGCTGCTCTTATGGTTGCTCTTAGTCCAGGGTACGGAATAAAATTTGGTCTAGGCGGTGAAGATTGGAAAAGATATCGCTATACCGATGATTACTACATAAAACACGGACTCGAAGACGTGGGTGGAATGAACATAGTTACGGACATAGTGTTTGACTACAGAGGTTACGATACCATTGGAGAAGCAACGGTTTTATTCACGGCAATAGCCGGAGCTGTAGCTCTTCTAAGGCCCTGGAGGAGGGAGAGGAATGAGTGA
- a CDS encoding Na(+)/H(+) antiporter subunit B — translation MSDMGVIVKTNARALIPLIGVFGSYIILHGHLTPGGGFQGGATIVGTALLFLIAFGVDEAKKRINKDLYSALEGIGGLVFLGAAMLGLSVAFFYNILWHKGPLFNGRPGTLLSAGFLPIMNLGVGLKVFTGLVSAVFALALFRRWKE, via the coding sequence ATGAGTGACATGGGGGTTATTGTGAAGACGAATGCAAGAGCATTAATTCCCCTCATAGGCGTATTTGGGTCTTACATAATCCTCCATGGTCACCTAACACCTGGAGGAGGCTTCCAGGGTGGAGCAACGATAGTTGGTACTGCACTATTATTCCTGATAGCCTTTGGAGTTGACGAGGCAAAGAAGAGGATAAACAAAGACCTTTACTCAGCTCTGGAGGGGATCGGTGGCTTAGTATTCTTAGGGGCAGCGATGCTTGGGCTTAGCGTAGCATTCTTCTACAACATACTATGGCACAAAGGACCACTATTCAATGGAAGGCCAGGAACCTTACTTTCAGCCGGATTCCTTCCAATAATGAACCTCGGAGTTGGCCTAAAGGTGTTCACGGGTCTAGTCTCTGCAGTATTTGCTCTAGCCCTCTTTAGGAGGTGGAAAGAATGA
- a CDS encoding NADH-quinone oxidoreductase subunit K → MIAFQYLTAIIMVTLGIYALLYKRNLIKLILALDLIDSGIHLLLISEGYRLENGLPSTAPIYTGYEGGAMVAPIPQALVLTSIVIGVCVLSLAVALTVNAYRHYGTLDLTKLRRLRG, encoded by the coding sequence ATGATAGCATTCCAATATTTAACTGCGATAATAATGGTTACCCTTGGAATATATGCCCTCCTCTACAAGCGCAATCTCATCAAGCTAATACTAGCTTTAGACTTAATTGACTCTGGTATTCATCTTCTTCTCATAAGCGAGGGGTATAGGCTAGAGAACGGACTACCATCAACAGCTCCAATTTACACGGGCTATGAAGGAGGCGCAATGGTTGCTCCAATTCCGCAAGCTCTAGTTTTAACTAGCATCGTCATCGGAGTTTGCGTCCTTTCACTTGCCGTCGCTCTAACCGTTAATGCGTACAGACACTACGGAACCCTCGACTTAACAAAGCTTAGGAGGTTGAGGGGATGA